Proteins encoded by one window of Roseibium sp. Sym1:
- a CDS encoding 50S ribosomal protein L25/general stress protein Ctc encodes MAASYELKASARDRVGKGAARALRREGLLPAVIYGDKKPALPITIPVKETTLTLHKGGFTAQIGTIDIDGEKHQVIAKDYQLHPVRDDVLHVDFLRVAKGSTLTVEIPVHFLNEETCPGLKKGGVLNVVRHTVEMTVPADSIPEALELDLAEADLGDSLHVSLIKLPKGCEPTITDRDFTIATIAAPAGLKDTDEGEEEEATEEGGEEAASE; translated from the coding sequence ATGGCTGCCAGCTATGAGCTGAAGGCGTCGGCACGGGACCGGGTGGGCAAGGGGGCCGCACGGGCACTGCGTCGCGAAGGCCTTCTCCCCGCCGTGATCTACGGCGACAAGAAACCGGCCCTGCCGATCACCATCCCGGTGAAGGAAACCACGCTGACCCTGCACAAGGGCGGCTTCACCGCGCAGATCGGTACCATCGACATCGATGGTGAAAAGCATCAGGTTATCGCCAAGGACTACCAGCTGCACCCGGTGCGCGACGATGTCCTGCACGTTGACTTTCTCCGCGTTGCCAAGGGCTCGACCCTGACCGTCGAAATTCCGGTCCACTTCCTCAACGAGGAAACCTGCCCGGGCCTCAAGAAGGGCGGCGTTCTGAACGTTGTGCGCCACACGGTTGAAATGACCGTTCCGGCCGACAGCATTCCGGAAGCCCTCGAACTGGATCTGGCCGAAGCCGATCTGGGCGACAGCCTGCACGTCTCCCTGATCAAGCTGCCGAAGGGCTGCGAACCGACCATCACCGATCGTGATTTCACCATCGCAACGATCGCTGCACCGGCCGGCCTGAAAGACACCGACGAAGGCGAAGAAGAAGAAGCGACCGAAGAAGGTGGCGAAGAAGCCGCAAGCGAATAA
- a CDS encoding PDC sensor domain-containing protein, giving the protein MKYLIRTAAISFFFVGAAAANEFESELKNLAAGQIAEIASAGEVVSAVNAQNEITGSYDQAKIDELDGKWRAEADSVDQPFIDEVLEKPLSVYLADVQEASGGLFTEIFVMDAKGLNVGQSDVTSDYWQGDEAKWQETYSAGKGSVHISELEEDESTQTLQSQVSVPVVDPDSGNVIGAVTFGVNVDNL; this is encoded by the coding sequence ATGAAATATTTGATCCGAACCGCGGCAATTTCGTTCTTCTTTGTCGGAGCGGCAGCTGCGAATGAATTCGAGAGCGAGTTGAAGAACCTCGCTGCAGGCCAGATTGCCGAGATCGCCAGTGCCGGAGAAGTTGTCAGTGCGGTCAACGCACAAAACGAGATCACCGGTTCCTACGATCAGGCGAAGATCGACGAACTGGACGGCAAGTGGCGCGCCGAAGCCGATTCAGTCGATCAGCCGTTCATCGACGAAGTCCTGGAGAAGCCGCTGTCCGTCTATCTGGCCGACGTCCAGGAGGCGAGCGGAGGACTCTTCACCGAGATCTTCGTCATGGATGCCAAGGGTTTGAATGTCGGCCAGAGCGACGTGACATCCGACTACTGGCAGGGCGATGAGGCCAAATGGCAGGAGACCTATTCCGCCGGCAAGGGCTCTGTTCACATCAGTGAACTGGAAGAAGACGAAAGCACGCAGACCCTGCAGAGCCAGGTCAGCGTTCCCGTCGTGGATCCCGACAGCGGCAATGTCATCGGTGCAGTCACCTTCGGTGTCAACGTCGACAATCTTTAA
- a CDS encoding MOSC domain-containing protein, with the protein MSETARILDLYVGSPAHRWEGKEPSAIGKTRVDGPVEVTRTGLKGDRQADTAVHGGPEMALHHYPSEHHDHWRTAFPDLAEIYRPGGFGENLSSEGFTEKDLCIGDIFSAGAARLQISQGRQPCWKLNLHTGNPAQAASFQKTGRTGWYFRVLEEGTLRAGDTLSLVERPCPDWNLREVILARFNPRLDSSVAKALSQLEVLTASWRAAFARKVDPDFREDPSARLQG; encoded by the coding sequence ATGAGCGAAACAGCCCGCATTCTGGACCTTTATGTCGGTTCTCCCGCGCATCGCTGGGAAGGAAAGGAACCCTCGGCAATCGGCAAGACACGGGTGGACGGTCCTGTCGAGGTCACGCGGACCGGCCTCAAGGGAGACCGGCAGGCCGACACGGCTGTCCACGGCGGGCCGGAAATGGCTCTCCATCACTATCCGTCCGAGCACCACGACCACTGGCGCACCGCCTTCCCGGACCTGGCGGAGATCTACCGGCCCGGCGGTTTCGGCGAGAACCTCTCCTCGGAAGGGTTCACCGAAAAAGACCTGTGCATCGGCGACATTTTCAGCGCCGGCGCCGCGCGCCTGCAGATATCGCAGGGCCGCCAGCCCTGCTGGAAGCTGAACCTGCACACCGGCAATCCGGCCCAGGCGGCCTCCTTCCAGAAAACCGGCAGGACCGGCTGGTATTTCCGCGTGCTGGAGGAAGGCACCCTCCGGGCCGGCGACACCTTGTCCCTTGTCGAGCGTCCCTGTCCGGACTGGAACCTGCGCGAGGTGATCCTGGCCCGGTTCAATCCCCGCCTCGACTCCTCCGTTGCCAAGGCCCTGTCGCAACTGGAGGTCCTCACCGCCTCCTGGCGGGCCGCCTTTGCAAGGAAGGTCGACCCCGATTTCAGGGAAGACCCGTCTGCCAGACTGCAGGGATGA
- a CDS encoding RNA methyltransferase, with protein sequence MAIDEDLNDRLRSHLGNRSGLAEKRMMGGMCFLLNGHMICGADRTKEGERRFIFRVGKNNHDKGSALPGAAPMVQGGRVMSGLFFVGDDDASDEALDAWLDLAVSNALTLKPK encoded by the coding sequence ATGGCAATCGATGAGGACTTGAACGACCGTCTGCGCAGCCATCTGGGGAACAGGTCCGGGCTGGCGGAAAAACGCATGATGGGCGGCATGTGTTTCCTGCTCAACGGCCACATGATCTGCGGCGCAGACCGCACCAAGGAGGGCGAGCGCAGGTTCATCTTCCGGGTCGGCAAGAACAACCACGACAAGGGAAGCGCTTTGCCGGGCGCGGCGCCCATGGTGCAGGGCGGCCGCGTGATGAGCGGTCTGTTCTTTGTCGGCGACGATGACGCGAGCGACGAGGCTCTCGATGCCTGGCTGGACCTTGCTGTCTCCAATGCGCTGACGCTGAAGCCGAAGTGA
- a CDS encoding MarR family winged helix-turn-helix transcriptional regulator, whose protein sequence is MTDTQTIRDLIDRLTRLNASEEWNGPLNPSQFAALSYLARANRFSRAPSHVADFLATTRGTASQTLKALARKAFIAEARSESDKRSIRYDVTREGQDLLKETSELESAVDTLPPEITESLAASLKALVLALLQQRGGRSFGLCRTCRHHERTAAGGHCRLLDVSLKPHEASQLCHEHTPGQETAP, encoded by the coding sequence ATGACCGACACCCAGACCATCCGCGACCTGATCGACCGGCTGACGCGCCTCAACGCGTCGGAGGAATGGAACGGGCCGCTGAACCCGTCGCAATTCGCCGCGCTCAGCTATCTGGCGCGCGCCAACCGGTTTTCACGCGCGCCATCCCATGTGGCCGATTTTCTCGCCACCACGCGGGGCACCGCCTCGCAAACGCTGAAGGCGCTTGCCCGCAAGGCGTTCATTGCCGAAGCGCGGTCGGAATCCGACAAGCGCAGCATCCGCTACGACGTCACCAGGGAGGGGCAGGATCTCCTGAAGGAGACCTCGGAGCTGGAAAGTGCCGTGGACACGCTACCGCCGGAGATCACCGAGAGCCTTGCCGCATCGCTGAAGGCGCTTGTGCTGGCCCTGCTGCAACAGCGCGGCGGCCGTTCCTTCGGACTGTGCCGCACCTGCCGGCATCACGAAAGGACCGCCGCGGGTGGTCATTGCCGCCTGCTTGACGTATCCCTCAAGCCGCACGAAGCCTCCCAGCTCTGCCACGAGCACACTCCCGGACAGGAAACAGCCCCATGA